From Vibrio splendidus, a single genomic window includes:
- a CDS encoding urease accessory protein UreF — translation MSKTENVAIYRLFQLISPSLPIGGFTYSQGLELAVEAGWVTNRDSMEQWLNTIVSSSVATLELPILERLYHALEKGEIDEIEHWCNYLYSSRETSELRAEEKQRGHALNTLLKRLDIDISLVDSVDSHPNQLLGMCMAAQHWNIDLESLKQGYLWSWLENIVTAGVKLVPLGQTDGQLALINITNTFPEIIEKARSIEDWMIGSFSPSMALASSLHETQYTRLFRS, via the coding sequence ATGAGCAAAACAGAAAATGTCGCGATTTATCGTCTGTTTCAATTGATCAGTCCATCGTTGCCGATTGGTGGTTTCACTTATTCGCAAGGTCTCGAGTTGGCGGTTGAAGCGGGGTGGGTGACCAATCGCGATAGTATGGAACAGTGGCTTAATACCATTGTCAGTTCCAGTGTCGCGACTTTGGAATTACCCATCTTAGAGCGTCTTTATCATGCTCTAGAAAAGGGTGAAATCGATGAGATTGAGCATTGGTGTAACTACTTATACTCAAGCCGTGAAACCAGTGAATTACGAGCGGAAGAAAAGCAACGCGGGCATGCATTGAACACCTTGTTGAAGCGCTTAGATATCGATATTTCGCTGGTGGATTCTGTTGATAGTCACCCAAACCAATTGTTGGGCATGTGTATGGCCGCTCAACATTGGAATATCGATTTAGAAAGCCTCAAGCAAGGTTATTTATGGAGCTGGCTTGAAAACATTGTTACCGCAGGCGTCAAGTTAGTGCCTTTAGGTCAAACCGATGGTCAGTTGGCACTGATTAATATCACCAACACGTTTCCCGAGATCATTGAGAAAGCACGCTCGATAGAAGATTGGATGATAGGCAGCTTTTCGCCTTCGATGGCATTAGCGAGTTCACTGCACGAAACACAATACACGCGACTATTTCGTTCGTAG
- the guaB gene encoding IMP dehydrogenase, with amino-acid sequence MLRIAKEALTFDDVLLVPAHSTVLPNTADLRTQLTKNISLNIPMISASMDTVTEARLAIALAQEGGIGFIHKNMSIEQQAEMVRQVKIYEAGVVSHPVTVNPDATIADVVALTQKHGFAGFPVVTETNELVGIITGRDVRFVTDLSKKVDVVMTPKARLASVKEGATREEVQKKMHEARVEKVLVVNDDFQLTGMITAKDFHKAERKPNACKDERGSLRVGAAVGAGAGNEERVAALVEAGVDVLLIDSSHGHSEGVLNRIRDTRAAYPDLQIIGGNVATGAGARALIEAGVSAVKVGIGPGSICTTRIVTGVGVPQVTAIADAAEVANEYGIPVIADGGIRFSGDICKAIVAGASCVMVGSMFAGTEEAPGEVILYNGRSYKSYRGMGSLGAMSQGSSDRYFQSDNAADKLVPEGIEGRIAYKGRLKEIVHQQMGGLRSSMGLTGSATVEDMRTKAEFVRISGAGMKESHVHDVQITKEAPNYRLG; translated from the coding sequence ATGCTAAGAATTGCCAAAGAAGCGCTGACATTCGACGACGTACTGCTAGTGCCAGCACACTCCACCGTTCTCCCTAATACAGCTGATCTTCGCACTCAGCTGACGAAGAATATTTCCCTAAACATCCCAATGATCTCTGCATCGATGGATACTGTGACAGAAGCTCGCCTTGCGATCGCACTGGCACAAGAAGGCGGAATAGGCTTCATTCATAAGAACATGTCTATTGAACAGCAAGCTGAAATGGTTCGCCAGGTTAAAATTTACGAAGCAGGTGTGGTTTCTCACCCTGTTACTGTAAACCCTGACGCGACAATCGCTGATGTTGTAGCCCTTACTCAAAAACACGGCTTCGCCGGTTTCCCTGTTGTTACTGAAACAAACGAACTTGTTGGTATTATTACTGGCCGTGACGTTCGCTTTGTGACTGACCTTTCTAAGAAAGTTGATGTAGTAATGACGCCTAAAGCTCGCCTTGCTTCTGTTAAAGAAGGTGCAACTCGTGAAGAAGTTCAAAAGAAAATGCACGAAGCGCGCGTTGAAAAAGTTCTTGTTGTAAATGATGACTTCCAACTAACTGGAATGATCACTGCGAAAGATTTCCATAAAGCAGAACGTAAACCAAACGCTTGTAAAGATGAGCGCGGCAGCCTACGTGTAGGTGCAGCTGTTGGTGCTGGTGCTGGTAACGAAGAGCGCGTTGCAGCTCTTGTTGAAGCTGGCGTAGACGTTCTACTTATCGACTCTTCACACGGTCACTCTGAAGGCGTACTTAACCGCATCCGTGATACGCGCGCTGCATACCCTGATCTACAAATTATCGGTGGTAACGTAGCAACTGGCGCTGGCGCTCGTGCTCTTATCGAAGCAGGTGTTAGTGCGGTTAAAGTAGGTATCGGCCCGGGTTCAATCTGTACTACTCGTATCGTTACTGGTGTTGGTGTTCCTCAAGTAACAGCAATCGCAGACGCAGCTGAAGTGGCTAACGAATACGGTATTCCAGTAATCGCAGATGGCGGCATTCGCTTCTCTGGCGATATCTGTAAAGCTATCGTTGCTGGCGCATCTTGTGTGATGGTTGGTTCAATGTTCGCGGGTACTGAAGAAGCACCGGGTGAAGTTATCCTTTACAACGGTCGTTCTTACAAGTCTTACCGTGGTATGGGTTCTCTTGGCGCTATGTCTCAAGGTTCTTCTGACCGTTACTTCCAATCTGACAACGCTGCAGACAAGCTTGTTCCAGAAGGTATTGAAGGTCGTATCGCATACAAAGGTCGTCTAAAAGAGATCGTTCACCAACAGATGGGCGGTCTACGCTCAAGCATGGGCCTAACGGGTTCTGCAACTGTTGAAGATATGCGTACTAAAGCTGAGTTTGTTCGTATCTCTGGTGCGGGCATGAAAGAATCTCACGTACACGATGTTCAAATCACGAAAGAAGCACCTAACTACCGTTTAGGTTAA
- the xseA gene encoding exodeoxyribonuclease VII large subunit, which yields MTNPNIFTVSRLNSEVRLLLENEMGIVWLVGEISNFSAPVSGHWYLTLKDSRAQVKCAMFRGNNRRVTFKPQNGNQVLVKARLSLYEPRGDYQLIIESMQPEGDGKLQQEFEKLKMNLAAEGLFAQSSKQILPEHPKCVGVITSKTGAALFDILDVLKRRDPSLPVIVYPTMVQGEGASIQIAQAIGRANERNECDVLIVGRGGGSLEDLWCFNNEIVARTIAASQIPIISAVGHEVDVTIADFVADMRAPTPSAAAELVSRDNSHKEQAYASKRARLVSAIRHVLIKQAQSTQTLKYRLEKQHPSYQLQKQSQQLDDLDMRLRRGMTQYLKQHAQRVERKQHQLQLNSPVKRLGEQKLHLQRSEQKLLDAMDKTLLTTRHQLAMAAEKLETVSPLATLKRGYSITHSASSKTVSSINDVEVGEVITTQVEDGVIESQVTTRVAKSEL from the coding sequence ATGACTAATCCAAACATCTTTACTGTTTCTCGCCTCAACTCAGAGGTTCGTCTCCTATTAGAAAACGAAATGGGAATAGTCTGGCTCGTTGGTGAAATCTCAAACTTCTCGGCACCTGTCTCTGGTCACTGGTACCTCACGCTTAAAGACTCTCGCGCTCAAGTTAAGTGCGCTATGTTTCGTGGCAATAACCGTCGTGTAACGTTTAAGCCTCAGAACGGTAATCAAGTTCTAGTCAAAGCACGCCTGTCTCTTTATGAGCCACGCGGTGACTATCAACTGATCATCGAAAGCATGCAGCCAGAGGGTGATGGTAAGCTTCAGCAAGAATTTGAAAAACTTAAGATGAACTTAGCGGCGGAAGGCTTGTTCGCTCAATCCAGTAAGCAGATTCTGCCAGAACATCCTAAGTGCGTCGGTGTCATCACCTCTAAAACAGGCGCAGCCCTCTTCGATATTCTCGATGTACTGAAAAGACGCGATCCGTCATTGCCAGTCATCGTGTATCCGACCATGGTACAAGGTGAAGGAGCTTCGATTCAGATCGCTCAAGCGATTGGACGTGCCAATGAGCGCAATGAGTGTGATGTGTTGATCGTAGGTCGTGGCGGCGGTTCATTAGAAGACTTATGGTGTTTCAATAACGAGATCGTCGCTCGCACCATTGCAGCAAGCCAGATCCCGATTATCAGCGCCGTTGGCCATGAAGTTGATGTCACTATTGCCGATTTCGTGGCGGATATGCGCGCTCCAACACCATCAGCAGCCGCTGAATTGGTTAGCCGTGACAACAGTCATAAAGAGCAAGCTTATGCATCTAAACGTGCTCGTTTAGTGAGTGCGATTCGTCATGTGTTAATCAAACAAGCGCAATCAACTCAAACGTTGAAATACCGCTTAGAGAAGCAACACCCTAGCTACCAACTGCAAAAACAGAGTCAGCAGCTTGATGACTTAGACATGCGTTTGCGTCGTGGTATGACTCAATACTTAAAACAGCATGCACAGCGTGTTGAACGTAAGCAGCATCAGCTTCAGCTGAACTCACCAGTGAAGCGCCTTGGTGAACAAAAACTGCATCTGCAACGTTCAGAGCAAAAGCTATTAGATGCGATGGATAAAACGTTACTAACGACTCGCCATCAGCTAGCAATGGCTGCAGAGAAGTTAGAGACCGTTAGTCCACTTGCAACCCTAAAGCGTGGCTACAGCATTACTCATTCAGCATCGAGTAAGACCGTGTCATCGATTAATGACGTAGAAGTAGGTGAAGTGATCACCACTCAAGTTGAAGATGGCGTGATTGAATCGCAAGTGACAACAAGAGTCGCGAAGAGCGAGCTTTAG
- the ureG gene encoding urease accessory protein UreG, producing MESYKQPLRIGIGGPVGSGKTALLEVLCKAIRDKLNIAVVTNDIYTQEDAKILTRAEALEPDRIIGVETGGCPHTAIREDASMNLAAVEELAKLHKNLDVVFVESGGDNLSATFSPELADLTIYVIDVAEGEKIPRKGGPGITRSDLLVINKIDLAPYVGASLEVMEQDTQRMRPTKPYVFTNLKESQGLDFIINFIVTEGMLTMKEPSTTES from the coding sequence ATGGAAAGTTACAAGCAACCCCTTCGAATTGGTATTGGTGGCCCGGTAGGGTCTGGTAAAACAGCGTTGTTAGAGGTGCTATGTAAGGCCATTCGCGACAAGCTAAACATTGCCGTGGTAACCAATGATATCTACACACAAGAAGATGCAAAGATACTTACGCGAGCAGAGGCTCTGGAACCTGACCGTATTATTGGTGTTGAAACGGGTGGCTGCCCACACACTGCGATTCGTGAAGATGCTTCGATGAACCTTGCTGCAGTCGAAGAACTTGCCAAGCTGCATAAGAACCTCGATGTGGTGTTTGTAGAGAGTGGTGGTGATAACTTGAGTGCGACGTTCAGCCCTGAGTTAGCCGACCTTACTATCTACGTGATTGATGTAGCGGAAGGGGAGAAGATCCCGCGTAAAGGTGGCCCAGGTATTACACGTTCCGATCTGCTAGTCATCAACAAGATCGACTTAGCTCCGTATGTTGGTGCGTCACTTGAGGTGATGGAGCAAGATACGCAGCGCATGCGTCCAACCAAACCATACGTGTTCACCAACCTAAAAGAGAGCCAAGGATTGGACTTCATCATCAACTTTATCGTCACAGAAGGCATGCTAACGATGAAGGAGCCTTCTACGACTGAGTCGTGA